One region of Glycine max cultivar Williams 82 chromosome 9, Glycine_max_v4.0, whole genome shotgun sequence genomic DNA includes:
- the LOC100800710 gene encoding PTI1-like tyrosine-protein kinase At3g15890, with protein sequence MNLKQYCCFLKDEGLNKIQVSNKKNSRDYPWEMYTLKELLRATNNFHQDNKIGEGGFGSVYFGRTSKSVQIAVKRLKTMTAKAEMEFAVEVEVLGRVRHQNLLGLRGFYAGGDERLIVYDYMPNHSLLTHLHGPLAKECQLDWPRRMSIAIGAAEGLAYLHHESTPHIIHRDIKASNVLLDPEFQAKVADFGFAKLVPDGVTHLTTKVKGTLGYLAPEYAMWGKVSESCDVYSFGILLLEIISAKKPIEKFPGGVKRDIVQWVTPYVNKGLFNNIADPKLKGKFDLEQLKNVTTIALRCTDSSADKRPSMKEVVDWLKNGVGSTWGEENIPTLSIKNGDEGNDKDDKLKNN encoded by the exons ATGAACTTGAAACAATACTGTTGTTTCCTCAAAGATGAAGGTCTAAACAAAATACA GGTTTCCAACAAGAAGAACAGTAGGGACTATCCATGGGAAATGTACACTTTGAAGGAGTTGCTTCGTGCAACAAACAACTTTCATCAAGATAATAAGATTGGAGAGGGTGGATTTGGAAGTGTTTATTTTGGTCGAACAAGTAAAAGCGTTCAG ATTGCAGTGAAGCGATTGAAGACAATGACTGCAAAGGCAGAGATGGAGTTTGCAGTGGAAGTGGAAGTGTTAGGAAGAGTGAGGCACCAGAATTTGTTGGGATTGAGGGGATTCTATGCAGGAGGAGATGAAAGGTTGATTGTGTATGATTACATGCCTAACCATAGCTTGTTAACTCATTTGCATGGTCCACTTGCTAAGGAATGTCAGCTAGATTGGCCTAGAAGAATGAGCATAGCAATTGGAGCTGCTGAAGGTTTAGC GTATCTGCACCATGAATCAACTCCTCACATCATACACAGAGATATAAAGGCAAGCAATGTTCTTCTAGACCCTGAATTCCAAGCCAAGGTTGCTGATTTTGGTTTTGCAAAGCTGGTACCGGATGGTGTGACCCATCTTACCACAAAAGTTAAGGGCACCCTAGGATATTTGGCACCAGAATACGCCATGTGGGGGAAGGTTTCTGAGAGCTGTGATGTTTACAGCTTTGGAATTTTACTTTTGGAGATTATTAGTGCCAAGAAACCAATTGAGAAATTCCCAGGAGGAGTGAAAAGGGACATTGTTCAATGGGTCACTCCATATGTCAACAAAGGTCTCTTCAACAACATTGCGGATCCAAAGTTGAAGGGGAAATTTGATTTGGAGCAATTGAAAAATGTTACCACCATAGCTCTTAGATGCACCGATAGTAGTGCGGATAAGAGGCCTAGCATGAAAGAGGTGGTGGATTGGCTCAAGAATGGTGTAGGGAGCACTTGGGGAGAAGAGAATATTCCAACTTTAAGTATCAAGAATGGAGACGAAGGAAATGACAAAgatgacaaattaaaaaataactag